Proteins encoded in a region of the Streptomyces sp. PCS3-D2 genome:
- a CDS encoding DUF4157 domain-containing protein, whose product MGLQASAGNAAVVQMLRRAAADRDQEEHRHTAGCGHQQPERHAVQRSAVHDVLRAPGRPLDDATRADMEARLGADFSDVRIHDNGAAKASAAEVGARAYTSGSHVVIGAGGGDQHTLAHELTHVIQQRRGPVAGTDNGAGLKVSDPSDRFEREAEANASRVMTPGHRAAADVQRQAAPTAAAGSRPAVQRVEDPQERLTVEYWEGKAGMGGSSSSAAKAKSAQIAASKKSARGFKASKPPRKIDEVIATVGPKLLDALAAMPEGSGRMELYRSMSFDEAKSALDYWGNESARNEMTTYIAGGQGTAKEFRQRGYTGMTIGAHLGDQGQADGYYDTQGEPYAVQLKFTLKPGAHELLFDQRHMALGPGYKNDLIRKANESGGAYQNANANEGTLGGYIGVKAEDKEPYSLGIAQGNNGKNGRELGASQLLFQLFVENVELVKNRSGRELPGAAVPQELAV is encoded by the coding sequence ATGGGACTGCAGGCGAGCGCGGGCAACGCCGCAGTCGTACAGATGCTCCGACGGGCCGCCGCGGACCGGGACCAGGAGGAGCACCGGCACACCGCCGGATGCGGACACCAGCAGCCCGAACGGCACGCCGTGCAGCGGTCCGCCGTTCACGACGTCCTGCGCGCTCCGGGACGCCCCCTGGACGATGCCACCCGCGCCGACATGGAGGCCCGGCTCGGCGCGGACTTCTCCGACGTACGCATCCATGACAACGGCGCCGCCAAGGCCTCGGCGGCCGAAGTCGGTGCCCGTGCCTACACCTCGGGCAGCCATGTCGTCATCGGCGCCGGCGGCGGCGACCAGCACACCCTCGCCCACGAACTCACCCACGTCATCCAGCAGCGCCGGGGGCCGGTCGCGGGAACCGACAACGGTGCGGGCCTGAAGGTCTCCGACCCGTCGGACCGGTTCGAGCGTGAGGCCGAGGCGAACGCGAGCCGGGTCATGACACCCGGCCACCGGGCCGCCGCGGACGTCCAGCGCCAAGCGGCACCGACAGCCGCAGCCGGTTCCCGCCCCGCGGTGCAGCGCGTCGAGGACCCCCAGGAGCGGTTGACGGTCGAGTACTGGGAGGGCAAGGCGGGAATGGGCGGATCCAGCAGCTCGGCCGCCAAGGCGAAGTCCGCGCAGATCGCCGCATCCAAGAAGAGCGCGAGGGGGTTCAAGGCCAGCAAGCCTCCGCGCAAGATCGATGAGGTCATCGCCACCGTCGGCCCCAAGCTCCTGGACGCTCTGGCCGCAATGCCGGAAGGCTCCGGGCGGATGGAGCTGTACCGTTCCATGAGCTTCGACGAGGCGAAGAGCGCCCTGGACTACTGGGGTAACGAAAGCGCGCGCAACGAGATGACGACGTACATAGCCGGCGGTCAGGGCACGGCGAAGGAGTTCCGGCAGAGGGGCTACACCGGGATGACGATCGGGGCCCATCTCGGCGACCAGGGTCAGGCCGACGGATACTACGACACCCAGGGTGAACCCTACGCGGTCCAGCTGAAGTTCACCCTGAAACCGGGCGCCCACGAACTCCTCTTCGACCAGCGCCATATGGCGCTCGGCCCCGGTTACAAGAACGACCTGATCCGCAAGGCGAACGAGAGCGGCGGGGCCTACCAGAACGCGAACGCGAACGAGGGCACCCTGGGCGGGTACATCGGGGTGAAGGCCGAAGACAAGGAACCGTACAGCCTGGGTATCGCGCAGGGGAACAACGGCAAGAACGGCCGGGAGCTCGGCGCGAGCCAGCTGCTCTTCCAGCTGTTCGTCGAGAACGTCGAACTCGTGAAGAACAGGTCCGGACGGGAACTGCCCGGCGCGGCGGTCCCGCAGGAACTGGCCGTCTGA
- a CDS encoding MarC family protein, with protein MSTLELTVQATITMLVLVDPFTRGIFFRMLTENEPERRRAYVRRIMLTIAVTLGGAALVGREVLDLIGISLGAFSLAGGLVLALMGFEMLYGGEPSRAQGGAPAHEPPPPQSAEGSIVVPYAIPFMAGPGAITSAITIASTGDGWSGPIAALIAVGITVALVPVGHLLLADRMNMSAQSMAIMTRFGGLFVATIGIQLMLGGLTTYFGIG; from the coding sequence ATGAGCACACTCGAACTCACGGTCCAGGCGACGATCACGATGCTCGTGCTCGTCGACCCCTTCACCCGCGGCATCTTCTTCCGCATGCTCACCGAGAACGAGCCCGAGCGGCGCCGCGCATACGTCCGCCGCATCATGCTGACGATCGCCGTCACCCTGGGCGGGGCCGCTCTGGTGGGCCGCGAGGTCCTGGACCTGATCGGCATCAGCCTGGGGGCCTTCAGCCTGGCGGGCGGACTGGTGCTGGCCCTGATGGGCTTCGAGATGCTCTACGGAGGTGAGCCGTCCCGTGCGCAGGGCGGTGCGCCCGCCCACGAGCCGCCCCCGCCGCAGTCGGCGGAAGGCTCCATCGTGGTGCCCTACGCCATTCCCTTCATGGCGGGCCCGGGGGCCATCACCTCGGCGATCACCATTGCTTCGACAGGGGACGGCTGGTCGGGTCCGATCGCCGCCCTGATCGCCGTCGGCATCACCGTGGCCCTGGTTCCGGTGGGGCACCTGCTGCTGGCCGACCGGATGAACATGTCGGCCCAGTCCATGGCCATCATGACCCGGTTCGGCGGCCTGTTCGTGGCCACCATCGGCATCCAGCTCATGCTCGGCGGGCTCACGACCTACTTCGGCATCGGCTGA
- a CDS encoding mechanosensitive ion channel family protein has translation MNRDLLLHDWLAAGIALAAGAAAGLLLRALLRWLGRHAERTRWRGDDIIVDALRTIAPGAALIAGAAVAATTLPLTARVSGFVNQSLTALLILIATLSTARVVAGLVQSVAGARTGVAASASIFVNITRIVVLVMGLLVALETLGVSIAPLVTALGVGGLAVALALQDTLANLFAGVHILASKTVQPGDYIRLTSGEEGYVVDINWRNTVVRNLSNNLVIIPNGRLARTNMTNFTQPEQRFSILVQVGVGYESDLEHVERVTLDVVDGVMADINGAVPDHEGAVRFHTFADSRINFTVILGVGEFSDQYRIKHEFIKRLHRRFRAEGISIPAPTHTVALQHDGLPAPIPHAAVPHQRASSPPTPTELTDART, from the coding sequence TTGAACCGGGATCTCCTCCTGCACGACTGGCTGGCGGCGGGCATCGCCCTGGCGGCGGGCGCCGCGGCCGGACTGCTGCTGCGCGCCCTGCTGCGCTGGCTGGGGAGGCACGCCGAGCGCACCCGCTGGCGCGGCGACGACATCATCGTCGATGCGCTGCGCACCATCGCGCCGGGCGCCGCGCTGATCGCGGGCGCCGCCGTGGCCGCCACCACCCTGCCGCTCACCGCGCGCGTCTCGGGGTTCGTGAACCAGAGCCTGACCGCGCTGCTCATCCTCATCGCCACGCTCAGCACGGCGCGGGTCGTCGCGGGCCTGGTCCAGTCGGTGGCGGGGGCGCGTACCGGGGTGGCCGCCTCGGCGTCCATCTTCGTCAACATCACCCGCATCGTGGTCCTCGTGATGGGCCTCCTCGTCGCCCTGGAAACCCTCGGCGTGTCCATCGCACCCCTGGTCACCGCCCTCGGCGTGGGCGGTCTGGCGGTCGCCCTGGCGCTCCAGGACACCCTCGCCAACCTCTTCGCAGGCGTCCACATCCTCGCCTCGAAGACCGTCCAGCCGGGCGACTACATCCGGCTCACCAGCGGCGAGGAGGGCTATGTCGTCGACATCAACTGGCGCAACACCGTGGTGCGGAACCTGTCGAACAACCTGGTCATCATCCCCAACGGTCGCCTCGCGCGGACGAACATGACCAACTTCACCCAGCCGGAACAGCGATTCTCGATCCTGGTCCAGGTGGGCGTGGGCTACGAGAGCGACCTGGAGCACGTCGAGCGGGTGACCCTCGACGTCGTCGACGGCGTGATGGCCGACATCAACGGCGCGGTCCCCGACCACGAGGGTGCCGTCCGCTTCCACACGTTCGCGGACTCACGCATCAACTTCACCGTCATCCTGGGTGTCGGCGAGTTCAGCGACCAGTACCGGATCAAACACGAGTTCATCAAGCGCCTGCACCGGCGCTTCCGTGCCGAGGGCATCTCGATCCCGGCTCCGACGCACACCGTCGCCCTTCAGCACGACGGGCTCCCGGCGCCGATCCCGCACGCGGCCGTTCCCCACCAGCGCGCGTCCTCCCCGCCGACCCCCACGGAACTGACGGACGCGCGCACCTGA
- a CDS encoding SPFH domain-containing protein, giving the protein MADITRRFGWRHLRSAPTAHIRHHRRGRIVHDGRGLSFWFRALSAALSEVPVDDRELAMAFHARTSDFQDVAVQATVTYRISDPAEAAERLDFSLDPDTGSWRGAPLEQIATLLTETAQQHALDVLARTSLAVALVDGVASVRASVTAGLADEPRLPATGIDVVAVRVVAIRPEAEVERALRTPAREQIQQEADRATYERRAVAVERERAIAENELASQIELARREEQLIDQRGTNTRREAEEKAVADGIRTETEAARKVRLARADAEAERETGAARAEAQAAWLRVHGEVDQATLHALAATRLAENLPRIDSITLSPDVLTGLLGRLGRPEGGSGA; this is encoded by the coding sequence ATGGCCGACATCACCCGGCGCTTCGGCTGGCGGCACCTGCGCTCCGCGCCCACCGCCCACATCCGCCACCACAGGCGCGGCCGTATCGTGCACGACGGACGGGGGCTCAGCTTCTGGTTCCGGGCTCTCTCGGCCGCGCTCTCCGAAGTGCCGGTCGACGACCGAGAGCTGGCCATGGCCTTCCACGCCCGCACGTCCGACTTCCAGGACGTCGCCGTGCAGGCCACCGTCACCTATCGGATCAGCGACCCGGCCGAAGCCGCGGAACGACTCGACTTCTCCCTCGACCCGGACACCGGGAGCTGGCGCGGGGCCCCCTTGGAGCAGATCGCCACGCTGCTCACCGAGACCGCGCAGCAGCACGCGCTGGACGTACTGGCCCGGACTTCGCTGGCCGTCGCCCTGGTGGACGGCGTCGCCTCGGTGCGGGCGAGCGTCACCGCGGGTCTCGCCGACGAGCCCAGGCTCCCGGCCACCGGCATCGACGTGGTGGCCGTCCGGGTCGTGGCGATCCGCCCCGAGGCCGAGGTGGAGCGCGCCCTGCGCACCCCGGCCCGCGAGCAGATCCAGCAGGAGGCGGACCGGGCCACCTACGAACGGCGGGCCGTCGCCGTCGAGCGGGAGCGCGCCATCGCCGAGAACGAGCTGGCCAGCCAGATCGAACTGGCCCGGCGCGAGGAGCAGCTGATCGACCAGCGCGGCACCAACACCCGCCGCGAGGCCGAGGAGAAGGCGGTTGCCGACGGCATCCGCACCGAGACCGAGGCGGCCCGCAAGGTCCGCCTGGCCCGCGCGGACGCCGAGGCGGAGCGCGAGACCGGCGCGGCCCGCGCCGAGGCCCAGGCCGCCTGGCTGCGGGTGCACGGCGAGGTCGACCAGGCCACGCTGCACGCCCTGGCGGCGACCCGGCTGGCGGAGAACCTGCCGCGGATCGACAGCATCACACTCTCGCCCGACGTCCTCACCGGGCTCCTCGGCAGGCTCGGGCGTCCGGAAGGAGGCTCGGGCGCGTGA
- a CDS encoding inorganic polyphosphate kinase — MSLAPRAVIVHRRTEYEELLARHGTHGQAAFALSSRGRTIDEVLRRHDRVQQALREVAAAVPLTWRSSRVERADLDRFLFAPEDVVVVVGQDGLVANTAKYLHGQPVVGIDTEPGRNPGVLVRHRSSDAPALLRAASAGIPADELTMVEAVADDTQRLLALNEIYLGSPGHQTARYRLGSDGDTSPGEAQASSGVLVGTGTGATGWLRSLWLERGSRLRLPAPCDARLLWFVREAWPSPATGTTNVAGELARGQALRLTVESDRIVVFGDGMESDALELTWGQSVRLGIAETSLRLVT; from the coding sequence GTGAGCCTGGCCCCGCGGGCGGTGATCGTGCACCGCAGGACCGAGTACGAGGAACTGCTCGCCCGGCACGGGACGCACGGGCAGGCCGCGTTCGCCCTCTCCAGCCGGGGCCGCACGATCGACGAGGTGCTCCGCCGCCACGACCGCGTACAACAGGCGCTGCGGGAGGTGGCCGCCGCCGTGCCGCTCACCTGGCGCAGCTCCCGCGTGGAGCGGGCGGACCTGGACCGGTTCCTGTTCGCCCCGGAGGACGTGGTGGTCGTGGTCGGCCAGGACGGCCTCGTCGCCAACACCGCGAAGTACCTGCACGGACAGCCGGTGGTCGGCATCGACACCGAACCGGGACGCAACCCGGGGGTCCTGGTCCGCCACCGCAGCTCCGACGCACCCGCACTGCTGCGCGCGGCGTCCGCCGGGATCCCGGCGGACGAGCTGACCATGGTCGAGGCCGTCGCCGACGACACCCAGCGCCTCCTCGCCCTCAACGAGATCTACCTGGGCTCGCCGGGCCACCAGACGGCACGCTACCGCCTGGGCTCCGACGGCGACACGAGCCCGGGGGAGGCCCAGGCGTCCTCCGGGGTGCTGGTGGGCACCGGTACCGGTGCCACCGGCTGGCTGCGCTCACTCTGGCTGGAGCGCGGCAGCCGACTGCGCCTGCCCGCACCCTGCGATGCGCGGCTCCTGTGGTTCGTCCGGGAGGCATGGCCCTCTCCCGCCACCGGAACGACGAACGTCGCCGGTGAGCTGGCGCGGGGACAGGCACTGCGGCTGACCGTGGAGTCGGACCGGATCGTGGTGTTCGGCGACGGCATGGAGAGCGACGCCCTGGAGCTGACCTGGGGCCAGAGCGTCCGGCTGGGCATCGCGGAAACATCGCTGCGCCTGGTGACCTGA
- a CDS encoding maleylpyruvate isomerase N-terminal domain-containing protein encodes MGLFTLSWTALRTAVAEIPDPDFVRPSGCAGWLVRDLVCHLVIDAQDVLITLATPAAAEPTVDAVSYWRVQDRPPTGEDPLDALTVRLAAAYEDPGLLRFHLDDIGSAAGRAAELADPRARVGTRDEVLTVSDYLGAYVLEWTLHHLDLIAHLPDAPTPPPGAGLARSRTMLEEIAGTAFPTSFSDRDALLIGTGRSEPTGAQRAALRGAAVRFPLVLG; translated from the coding sequence ATGGGCCTGTTCACCCTTTCCTGGACGGCGTTGCGCACCGCGGTCGCCGAGATCCCGGACCCGGACTTCGTGCGGCCGTCGGGCTGCGCGGGCTGGCTCGTGCGGGACCTCGTGTGCCACTTGGTCATCGATGCCCAGGACGTCCTGATCACGCTCGCCACCCCCGCCGCGGCGGAGCCCACCGTCGACGCGGTGAGCTACTGGCGCGTCCAGGACCGGCCCCCGACCGGCGAGGACCCGCTCGACGCCCTCACCGTCCGGCTGGCCGCCGCGTACGAGGACCCGGGCCTGCTCCGCTTCCACCTCGACGACATCGGCTCCGCCGCCGGCCGCGCGGCCGAACTCGCGGACCCGCGGGCCCGTGTGGGAACCCGCGACGAGGTTCTCACCGTCTCCGACTACCTGGGCGCGTACGTCCTGGAGTGGACGCTGCACCATCTGGACCTGATCGCCCACCTCCCGGACGCCCCGACCCCGCCGCCCGGAGCGGGCCTGGCCCGCTCCCGCACCATGCTGGAGGAGATCGCCGGGACCGCGTTCCCCACGTCCTTCTCCGACCGGGACGCCCTCCTGATCGGCACCGGCCGCAGCGAGCCCACCGGCGCACAACGGGCCGCACTGCGCGGTGCGGCCGTGCGTTTCCCGCTCGTGCTGGGCTGA
- a CDS encoding protein kinase, producing the protein MKPLETGDPTSLGEGRYRLVGRLGQGGMGVVYLGRSQSGRAVAVKVVRPELSTEPGFRRRFADEVAAARRVGGFHTAPVVDADPDGDPAWLVTAFVPGPTLQAVLARVGSLPLDTLTVLAAGLAEALEAIHRAGVIHRDLKPANIIVAEDGPRVIDFGIARALDGTALTQTGLQVGTPGFLAPEQLTGGAAVTPAVDMFALGVVLTQAAGGTPFGDGPSAARHYKVVYEDPDLTAVPGELREAIGACLAKDPAARPTPAAFLATLTVRHPEDGSWLPEAATQLLPPPEPAVRPTTPDNPPATAQDNPPADPPDTARDLPAPDAARPAAGESSPTEQRHTVTGPAERLSPAAAPARAVPGRDGRRRAAVAALLVTSLAAVGVLVWQPWKDSAEDGSKPRAAAPTGSAPVPAPFPADPLLIRQDTAPGWPGTCHGVIARRDAAAEKPVQLVAGDAGACDVLPQWSPDRRSFAFTRSTSEGTAVWTANADGSNARRITSIAGGRVSWSPDGSRLAVLRAKNGVQQLFVVDVADGTARQLTSGMGQVEDPAWSPDGRSIAVCLQTAPENWQIHLVDPADPNRAPQQVTRLPHPALDPVWSPDGATFAYTAGTYGAGTQGDIRLVGADGSGDRELVATGAHEMDPAWSADGTWVAFVRGPYEKPVIRAVRADGTGERALTTGDAAEGHPSWS; encoded by the coding sequence ATGAAGCCGCTCGAAACGGGTGATCCCACTTCGCTCGGCGAGGGCCGGTACCGGCTGGTGGGGCGGCTCGGCCAGGGGGGCATGGGTGTGGTCTACCTGGGCCGCTCCCAGTCCGGCCGTGCGGTAGCCGTCAAGGTCGTGCGTCCGGAGCTGAGCACCGAGCCCGGATTCAGGCGCAGGTTCGCCGACGAGGTCGCGGCGGCGCGGCGGGTCGGCGGCTTCCACACCGCGCCGGTGGTCGACGCCGATCCGGACGGGGATCCGGCCTGGCTGGTGACCGCCTTCGTACCCGGTCCCACCCTGCAGGCCGTACTCGCGCGCGTCGGATCGCTGCCCCTGGACACGCTCACCGTCCTGGCCGCCGGCCTGGCCGAGGCGCTGGAGGCGATCCACCGAGCGGGGGTCATCCACCGCGATCTCAAGCCCGCCAACATCATCGTCGCGGAGGACGGGCCGCGCGTCATCGATTTCGGCATCGCGCGCGCCTTGGACGGAACGGCTCTGACACAGACCGGCCTGCAGGTCGGCACGCCGGGCTTCCTGGCACCCGAGCAGCTCACCGGCGGTGCAGCGGTCACCCCTGCCGTCGACATGTTCGCGCTGGGGGTGGTGCTGACCCAGGCCGCGGGCGGCACGCCCTTCGGCGACGGCCCGTCCGCCGCCAGGCACTACAAGGTGGTCTACGAGGATCCAGACCTGACCGCGGTACCCGGTGAACTCCGCGAGGCCATCGGCGCCTGCCTGGCCAAGGACCCGGCCGCACGACCCACCCCGGCGGCCTTCCTCGCCACACTGACCGTCCGCCACCCGGAGGACGGGTCCTGGCTGCCCGAGGCGGCGACGCAACTGCTCCCGCCCCCGGAACCGGCGGTGCGTCCCACCACGCCGGACAACCCGCCGGCGACCGCACAGGACAACCCGCCGGCGGACCCGCCGGACACCGCGCGGGACCTCCCAGCACCGGATGCCGCCCGACCCGCCGCCGGGGAGTCCTCCCCTACCGAGCAGCGGCACACCGTGACCGGCCCCGCCGAGCGGCTCTCCCCCGCCGCCGCGCCCGCGCGGGCGGTTCCGGGGCGGGACGGGCGTCGCCGCGCAGCGGTGGCCGCGTTGCTCGTGACGTCCCTCGCGGCCGTCGGCGTGCTGGTGTGGCAGCCCTGGAAGGACTCGGCCGAGGACGGTTCCAAGCCCCGTGCGGCCGCGCCCACCGGTTCCGCCCCCGTGCCCGCCCCGTTCCCGGCCGATCCCCTGCTGATCCGGCAGGACACCGCCCCGGGCTGGCCCGGGACCTGCCACGGCGTCATCGCCCGCCGGGACGCCGCCGCGGAGAAACCCGTGCAACTCGTGGCCGGGGACGCGGGCGCCTGCGACGTCCTGCCCCAGTGGTCCCCCGACCGCAGGTCGTTCGCCTTCACCCGCAGCACCTCGGAGGGGACGGCCGTCTGGACCGCCAACGCCGACGGTTCGAACGCGCGGCGGATCACCTCCATCGCCGGCGGCCGGGTGTCCTGGTCGCCGGACGGCAGCCGGCTCGCCGTGCTGCGCGCCAAGAACGGCGTACAGCAGTTGTTCGTGGTCGATGTCGCCGACGGCACGGCCCGCCAGCTCACCTCGGGCATGGGCCAGGTCGAGGATCCGGCGTGGTCCCCGGACGGCAGGAGCATCGCGGTCTGCCTGCAGACCGCACCGGAAAACTGGCAGATCCACCTGGTCGACCCCGCCGACCCGAACCGTGCCCCGCAGCAGGTCACCCGGCTGCCCCATCCGGCACTCGACCCGGTGTGGTCACCGGACGGCGCCACCTTCGCCTACACGGCCGGGACCTACGGCGCGGGCACCCAGGGCGACATCCGCCTCGTGGGCGCCGACGGCAGCGGCGATCGTGAGCTGGTGGCCACCGGCGCCCATGAGATGGACCCCGCCTGGTCCGCCGACGGCACCTGGGTGGCCTTCGTCCGCGGCCCGTACGAGAAGCCCGTGATCCGGGCCGTGCGCGCGGACGGGACCGGCGAGCGTGCGCTGACGACCGGCGACGCTGCCGAGGGCCATCCGTCCTGGAGTTGA
- a CDS encoding restriction endonuclease — protein MTTREEDAPASVRRAGHPGRAGSLGRDAVLALGLLGTGIGGVAAFLKAAAGAGGGGLPPALVAALALLLLGVLLAKWGFSPVRRPVRTPGPAAHPEPPVDLPDVGGDALDHTAVDADGFEHTVAALCARDGCVTVEVVGGAGDLGADVLATTADGRRVVLQCKHYAEGNRVGSQDLQRFGGTCFAVHEADVAVIVTTSSFTAPAVEYADVCRIVRVDGEGLAAWTEGRAPAPWESGPGEPAPAAAHAPARGTAP, from the coding sequence ATGACCACACGCGAAGAGGACGCTCCCGCGTCCGTACGGCGAGCCGGACACCCGGGGCGCGCCGGATCCCTGGGGCGCGACGCGGTGCTCGCGCTCGGGCTGCTGGGCACCGGCATCGGCGGCGTCGCGGCCTTCCTGAAGGCCGCCGCCGGGGCAGGCGGGGGCGGGCTCCCGCCGGCCCTGGTCGCCGCCCTCGCGCTGCTGCTGCTCGGCGTGCTCCTGGCGAAATGGGGCTTCTCTCCGGTCCGGCGCCCGGTCCGCACCCCCGGGCCCGCGGCGCACCCGGAGCCGCCGGTGGACCTGCCCGACGTCGGGGGTGACGCGCTCGACCACACCGCGGTCGACGCCGACGGCTTCGAGCACACGGTGGCCGCCCTGTGCGCGCGGGACGGATGCGTAACGGTCGAGGTGGTCGGCGGGGCGGGCGACCTGGGAGCCGATGTCCTGGCCACGACGGCGGACGGGCGGCGGGTGGTGCTCCAGTGCAAGCACTACGCCGAGGGCAACCGGGTCGGCTCGCAGGATCTGCAGCGCTTCGGCGGCACCTGCTTCGCGGTCCACGAGGCCGACGTGGCGGTCATCGTGACGACCAGCTCCTTCACCGCGCCCGCCGTCGAGTACGCCGATGTCTGCCGGATCGTACGGGTGGACGGGGAGGGCCTGGCCGCCTGGACCGAAGGACGGGCGCCCGCCCCCTGGGAATCCGGCCCCGGCGAGCCCGCGCCCGCCGCCGCGCACGCCCCCGCCCGGGGAACCGCTCCGTGA
- a CDS encoding STAS domain-containing protein, whose product MDTHDAEARGHVETRSDGDVRIVVMAGEFDIDTVADLRTALDPAAPGVSRFVLDVTAVTFVDSAALGIMLQPAVLDRPVVLAGTVPRRLARLLEITGADLAFATAPTVAEGAVMAVPPRRG is encoded by the coding sequence ATGGACACGCACGATGCCGAGGCGCGCGGTCATGTCGAGACCCGGTCCGACGGTGACGTGCGCATCGTCGTGATGGCGGGTGAGTTCGACATCGACACCGTAGCGGACCTGCGCACCGCGCTGGATCCCGCGGCGCCCGGTGTCAGCCGGTTCGTCCTGGACGTCACCGCGGTGACCTTCGTCGACTCGGCCGCGCTCGGCATCATGCTGCAACCCGCCGTCCTGGACCGGCCGGTGGTCCTGGCGGGTACCGTGCCGCGCCGGCTGGCCCGGCTCCTGGAGATCACCGGCGCCGACCTGGCCTTTGCCACCGCACCCACCGTCGCCGAGGGAGCGGTCATGGCCGTCCCGCCGCGCCGGGGCTGA
- a CDS encoding response regulator, translating to MSTPADRPQATPAEVLLVEDDAGDELMTREAFEDNKIGNVLHVVRDGLEALDFLYRRGEHANAPRPDLILLDLNLPKYDGRQVLERIKTDPELNHIPVVVLTTSAAEEDILRSYKLHANAYVTKPVDLDQFIRAIQQIDDFFVTVVKLPRTG from the coding sequence ATGAGCACTCCCGCAGACCGCCCCCAAGCCACCCCCGCCGAAGTCCTCCTGGTCGAGGACGACGCCGGCGATGAGCTGATGACCCGCGAAGCCTTCGAAGACAACAAAATAGGGAACGTGCTGCACGTGGTGCGGGACGGCCTGGAGGCGCTGGACTTCCTCTACCGCCGCGGCGAGCACGCGAACGCCCCGCGCCCCGATCTGATCCTGCTCGACCTGAACCTGCCCAAGTACGACGGCCGGCAGGTCCTCGAACGGATCAAGACGGATCCCGAGCTGAACCACATCCCCGTGGTCGTGCTCACCACCTCGGCCGCCGAGGAGGACATCCTGCGCAGCTACAAGCTGCACGCCAACGCCTACGTGACGAAGCCGGTGGACCTCGACCAGTTCATCCGGGCCATCCAGCAGATCGACGACTTCTTCGTCACCGTGGTCAAACTGCCCCGCACCGGCTGA